One segment of Cyanobacteriota bacterium DNA contains the following:
- a CDS encoding FtsQ-type POTRA domain-containing protein: MVDISSVSEAELRDRRAQLRRRRQIKSFQSIWRLFAITGAAVGMGWVMTHTDWVIYKPEQIQVNGNQRLSATTVRSILALSYPQSILALDPKALTDQLETSAHISRAIVVRTLFPPRLVVHITERHPVAIVSPKPISIQQLTQAQQRSSLPPSIGLIDDQGNFMPLRDYSLSQQTLEGLDLQVIGMDPSQYPDWKFLYPLIRDSIVPISELDWQNPANLVLKTSLGTVYIGSYGDRFPTQLQALAQMRQIVNRVKPSQIAYIDLRDPTSPTLELRR, translated from the coding sequence ATGGTAGATATTTCTTCGGTTTCTGAAGCTGAACTTCGCGATCGCCGCGCACAGCTACGAAGGCGGCGGCAGATCAAAAGCTTTCAAAGCATTTGGCGATTGTTTGCAATTACAGGGGCTGCCGTTGGTATGGGTTGGGTAATGACCCATACTGATTGGGTTATCTACAAGCCTGAACAAATTCAGGTAAACGGCAACCAGCGTCTCTCTGCTACTACTGTGCGTTCTATTTTGGCGCTGTCTTATCCACAGTCAATCCTAGCGTTGGATCCTAAAGCCTTGACCGATCAACTGGAAACCAGTGCTCATATCTCTCGCGCAATTGTCGTCCGGACACTCTTTCCACCCCGATTAGTTGTGCACATTACTGAGCGCCATCCAGTCGCGATCGTATCACCCAAGCCCATCAGCATTCAACAGTTGACACAAGCTCAACAGCGCTCAAGCCTGCCCCCTTCAATTGGTCTCATCGATGACCAAGGGAATTTCATGCCCCTACGGGATTATTCGCTAAGTCAGCAAACCCTAGAGGGTTTAGATTTACAAGTTATTGGCATGGATCCAAGCCAATACCCCGATTGGAAGTTTCTATATCCCCTAATTCGAGACAGCATAGTGCCCATTTCAGAACTTGATTGGCAAAATCCTGCTAATTTAGTGCTGAAGACTAGCCTAGGAACTGTGTATATCGGTTCCTATGGAGATAGGTTCCCAACCCAGTTGCAAGCCTTGGCACAGATGCGTCAGATTGTTAATCGTGTTAAGCCTAGTCAGATTGCTTATATCGATCTTCGCGATCCAACGTCCCCTACCTTAGAGTTACGGCGATAG